A portion of the Aphelocoma coerulescens isolate FSJ_1873_10779 chromosome 1, UR_Acoe_1.0, whole genome shotgun sequence genome contains these proteins:
- the CNGA3 gene encoding cyclic nucleotide-gated channel alpha-3, whose product MAKINTQHSYPGMHSLSVRTIDEDIERIENGYIRTHSLYEDASSELQGVISVEGRHVPESQASSFTGRGAMARLSRFVLSVRSWAMRHLHHEDQRPDSFLERIRGPELVEVSTRQSNIRSFLGARERPGGANRQKKEVFVIDPSSNLYYNWLTIIAAPVFYNWCMLVCRACFDELQMDHIKMWLFLDYVSDIIYVLDMLIRFRTGFLEQGLLVKDEKKLREHYTSTMQFKLDVLSLVPTDLAYVKLGLNYPELRFNRLLRIARLFEFFDRTETRTNYPNMFRIGNLVLYILIIIHWNACIYFAISKVIGFGTDSWVYPNVSVPEYARLSRKYIYSLYWSTLTLTTIGETPPPVKDEEYLFVVIDFLVGVLIFATIVGNVGSMISNMNASRAEFQAKVDSIKQYMQFRKVTKDLEARVIKWFDYLWTNKKTVDEKEVLKNLPDKLKAEIAINVHLDTLRKVRIFQDCEAGLLIELVLKLKPTVFSPGDYICKKGDIGREMYIIKEGKLAVVADDGITQFVVLSDGSYFGEISILNIKGSKSGNRRTANIRSIGYSDLFCLSKDDLMEALTEYPEAKKALEEKGRQILMKDNLIDEEAAKAGADPKDLEEKIGRLEVALDTLQTRFARLLAEYSSAQQKVKQRLARVETRVKKYGSGSLSIAEAEAEKPEEEKKQ is encoded by the exons AACCCATTCACTGTATGAGGATGCATCCTCAGAACTGCAGGGAGTCATTTCTGTGGAGGGAAGGCACGTACCTGAATCCCAGGCGAGCTCCTTCACCGGCAGGGGAGCAATGGCAAG GCTGTCACGATTTGTCTTATCTGTAAGGTCATGGGCCATGAGACACTTGCACCATGAAGACCAAAGGCCTGATTCTTTCCTAGAACGTATCAGGGGGCCGGAGCTCGTAGAGGTGTCCACCAGGCAAAGCAATATCCGCTCCTTTCTGGGTGCCCGTGAGCGGCCCGGGGGAGCAAACAG gcAGAAAAAAGAGGTCTTTGTGATAGATCCTTCAAGCAATCTGTACTACAACTGGCTGACCATAATTGCAGCACCCGTGTTCTATAACTGGTGTATGCTAGTGTGCAG aGCCTGCTTTGATGAGCTACAAATGGACCATATTAAAATGTGGCTCTTCTTGGATTATGTATCTGATATTATTTATGTTCTTGACATGCTCATCAGATTCAGAACAG GCTTCCTTGAACAAGGCTTGCTAGTTAAGGACGAGAAGAAATTACGAGAACATTATACCAGCACTATGCAGTTCAAACTGGATGTGCTGTCTCTTGTGCCAACGGACCTGGCATATGTCAAGCTTGGTTTGAACTACCCTGAACTCCGATTTAACCGCTTGCTGAGGATCGCTCGGCTCTTTGAGTTTTTTGACCGTACTGAGACCAGGACAAATTATCCGAACATGTTCCGTATCGGCAATCTCGTGTTGTACATTCTTATCATCATCCATTGGAATGCGTGTATATACTTTGCGATATCGAAGGTGATCGGGTTTGGAACCGACTCCTGGGTGTATCCCAACGTGTCTGTTCCGGAGTACGCGCGCCTGTCCAGGAAGTACATTTACAGCCTGTACTGGTCGACCCTCACACTGACAACCATCGGAGAAACACCGCCCCCCGTGAAAGATGAGGAGTATCTCTTTGTGGTCATCGACTTCCTGGTGGGTGTGCTCATCTTTGCTACCATTGTCGGTAATGTCGGCTCTATGATTTCCAACATGAATGCTTCCAGGGCAGAGTTCCAGGCCAAAGTGGATTCCATTAAACAGTACATGCAATTCCGAAAAGTGACTAAGGATTTGGAAGCCAGGGTTATTAAGTGGTTTGATTACCTCTGGACCAACAAGAAAACAGTGGATGAGAAGGAAGTTCTCAAAAATCTGCCTGACAAGTTGAAAGCTGAAATTGCCATCAATGTCCATTTGGACACACTGAGGAAAGTGCGTATATTCCAGGATTGTGAAGCTGGACTTCTCATTGAGCTGGTGCTGAAACTGAAACCTACGGTCTTCAGTCCTGGGGACTACATTTGCAAAAAAGGAGATATTGGAAGAGAAATGTACATTATCAAAGAGGGAAAATTGGCTGTGGTGGCGGATGATGGCATAACCCAATTTGTAGTCCTAAGTGATGGCAGCTACTTTGGTGAAATCAGCATCCTAAACATCAAAGGTAGCAAATCTGGCAACAGGAGGACAGCCAACATTAGGAGTATTGGTTATTCTGATTTGTTCTGCTTGTCTAAGGATGATTTAATGGAAGCTCTCACAGAATATCCAGAAGCCAAAAAGGCTCTGGAAGAGAAAGGACGTCAAATTCTGATGAAAGACAATTTAATAGATGAGGAGGCAGCAAAAGCGGGAGCTGACCCAAAAGACTTGGAAGAAAAAATAGGACGACTTGAAGTAGCTCTGGATACGCTGCAGACTAGGTTTGCGAGGCTCTTGGCAGAATACTCCTCAGCTCAACAAAAGGTGAAACAGAGACTTGCCAGAGTAGAAACCCGAGTGAAAAAATATGGTAGTGGCAGCTTATCAATTGCAGAAGCAGAGGCTGAAAAAcctgaggaagagaaaaagcagtAA